The sequence below is a genomic window from Acidobacteriota bacterium.
CGGCCTCGGCGGCGCGCCCGCGGCGGACCTCCCGGACTCCCCCGCCCCGCCCGAGCCGTCCGCTCCGTGACCACTGCCATTCGCGTGTCTTCTCCGTTCGACGGAGAGGGGCTCATGGCCTTCTTCGCGGCGCGCTCGCTCGCGGGGGTGGAGAGAGTCGAAGAGAATTCCTATGAAAGGGCATTCACGCAGGCGGGGCGCGCCGGGACGCTGCAAGTCGCGCTCCGGCGCCGAGGACGGTCGCATTCACTTTCATTGGAATTCCCTCTTTGGGCGAAACCCGATGATCTGCAGTCGCGTGTTTCGCGCCTCTTCGACCTCTCCGCGAACCCCCGCGCGATCGCGCGAGTCCTCTCGCGCGACCCGCTCCTCGCGCCGCTCGTCGAGCGGCGGCCGGGGCTGCGCGTGCCGGGGGCGTGGGACCCGTTCGAGGTCGCCGTTCGCGCAGTCCTCGGCCAGCAGATCTCCGTCGCGGGCGCGCGCACTCTCGCGGGACGGCTCGTGGCGCTCTGCGGGCGCCCGTTGCCGAAGCGCCTCGCGCGCCCCGGGCTCACGCACGTCTTCCCGTCCCCCGCCGCCGTCGCCGAAGCGGACGTCGCGAGCGTCGGCCTTCCCCGCGCCCGCGCCGCGGCCTTGAAGGCCTTCGCCCGCGCCGTCGCAGACGGCTCGTTCACCCTCGCGGCGCCGAAAGGCCTCGAGGATTTCGAGGAGCGCCTCACGGCGCTGCCCGGGTTCGGGCCCTGGACGGCGCACGTCGTCGCGCTGCGGGCGTTCGGCGAGGGCGACGCGTTCCCCGAGGGCGACCTCGGCCTCGTCAAGGCGATGGAACGCGCCGGCGTGAAGAAGAGCCGGATCGCGGCCCGCGCCGAGCGCTGGCGCCCCTACCGCGCGTACGCGACCCTGCACCTGTGGGCGTCGCTCGCGGACAACACGGGGACGAAAGGGGGCGCGTGATTTCGGATTTTCTTCGAATGACAAAGATCCCGACGCCCGTTGGCGCGGTCGTCCTCGCAATGCGCGACGAGTCCCTCGTCGCACTCGTCTTCGAGGACCATTGGAAACCCACGAGGGGCGCCCTGGCCCGGAGGTTCGGGAGAATTACCTTCGAAGAATCTCCCCGCGGCGGCGCCTCGGCTGCCGCCTTGAGGCGTTACTTCGCCGGCGACCTCCGCGCTCTCGATTCCATAGAGGTCGACACCGGAGGCACGCCCTTCCAGCAGCTCGTGTGGACGGCCCTGCGCCGCATCCCCGCCGGGTCGACGTGGTCGTACGCCCGCCTCGCGCGAGAGATCGGCCGTCCGTCCGCGACGCGCGCGGTGGCGGCCGCGAACGGCGCGAATCCCGTCTCGATCGTCATCCCCTGCCACCGCGTCATCGGCTCGGACGGAAGCCTCACGGGGTACGGCGGCGGCCTCCCCCGCAAGCGGTGGCTGCTCGTCCACGAAGGGGCTCTGCTCGTTTGAAGGGTCCCCCGTTGGATAATGGCGGGCTGCCATGACGCCCCTCCTCGTCGAGAACGCCCTCGTGATCGGGATGACGCGCCCCGCGGACGTCGTCCGGGACGGCGCGCTCTTCATCGAGGACGGGGCCATCGCGGCGCGCGACGCCGAGGCCCAGACGCGCGCCCGCTCTTACGAGGCCGCGGGGCGGCCGGTCGAGAGGTTGAACGCGAAGGGAATGTGGGTCCTGCCCGGCTTCGTCCAGACGCACGTCCACCTCTGCCAGACGCTGCTGCGCAACGGTCCTGACGGCCTCCCGCTCCTCCCGTGGCTCTCGACGCACGTCTGGCCGGGCGAGGCCGCGCACGACGACGCGACGCTGGAGGTCTCGGCGCGCCTCGGCCTCGCCGAGCTCCTGTCGGGCGGGACGACGTCCGTCCTCGACATGGCGACGGCCTACCACACGGACGCGGTCTTCCGCGCCGCGGCGGCCTCGGGCGTGCGCGTCACGACCGGCAACGTCCTCATGGACGACCCCGGAACGAATCCTGCCGGCCTCTTCCGCGACACACGCGCGGCCCTCGCGGAGACCGAGCGACTCGCGAAGGCCTGGCACGGGGGGAACGGCGGCCGGCTGCGGGTCGCGTTCTGCCCGCGGTTCGCCGTCTCGTGCACGGACCGGCTCCTGCGCGAGGTCGGCGAGCGCGCGAAGGCGGAGGGCTTCCTCGTCCACACGCACGCCTCGGAGAACCTCGACGAGATCGCCCTCGTCGCGCAGCGCACGGGCCGGCGCAACGTCCGCTACCTCGACGACGCCGGCATTTCCGGCGCGCACGTCGTCCTCGCGCACGTCATCCACACCGACGCCGAGGAACGCACGCTCCTCGCGGCGCGCGGAACGACGGTCGCGCACTGCCCGTCTTCGAACCTCAAGCTCGGCTCCGGCATCTGCCCCGTGCCCGAGTACCGCGCGCAGGGCATCCGCGTCACGCTCGGCGCCGACGGCGCGCCCTGCAACGACCGGCTCGACGCCTTCACGGAGATGCGTCTGGCGGCCCTCCTGCCGAAGGTGCGGCTCGGGCCCGCGGCGCTCCCGGCGTGGGACGTCGTGCGGATGGCGACGGCCGAGGGCGCCGAGGCGCTCGGCCTGAACGCCGGAACGCTCGAGACGGGCCGCCGGGCCGACTTCGTGCTCCTCGACCCGCTCTCGGGCTTCGCCGGCCCCGTCTCGTGGCGCGAGGATCCCTACGGGCCTATCGTGTACAGCATGGACCGGTCCCACGTCGCCGCCACGTACGTCGACGGCGAGGCCCGGTACGTCCGCGGGGAGGCCTTCCCTCTGAAGCCCTCCTCCGCGGAGATCGACACCGCCGTCGCCGCGCTCAAGGCGCGCTGGCGGCCCTGAGGGAGGCACGCCATGGCCGGAAAGAAGTCCCCGCCCCTTCTCAAGACGATCGTCGTCGGCACGGACTTCTCCGTGTGCGCGGCGCGCGCCCTCTCGTTCGCGGTGTCGCTGGCGTCCTCGCAGGGCGCGAAGGTCCACGTCGTGCACGTCCTCGTCGAGCCCGTGCAGGCGTTCGACGTCGCCGGCGCCCTCCCTTACCTCGACGTCTCGACGCAGAAAGACTGGGAAGCCGCCACTGAGAAGCGTCTCGCCGCCGCCGTCGCCTCGGCCGAGAAGCGCGGCGTCGACGCCTCCAGCGAGTTTCTCTGGGGCCGGCCGTCCGACGCGATCATCGACTCCGCGAGGAGGGCGAAGGCCTCGCTCGTCGTCCTCGGAACGCACGGGCGCAACGCGTTCGAGAAGCTCCTGATCGGGTCGACGGCCGAGCGCGTCGTCCGCCTCTGCCCGGTTCCCGTCCTCACGGTGCGCGAAAAGCGCTAGGCGGCTCGGGCCGCTTCAGCCGGTCGCGATCATTCGCTCGGCCGACGCCGCGACGATGCCGAGGATCGAGAGCTGCGGGTTGACGCCGAGCGACGTCGGGAAGACGGAGCCGTCGAAGACCCAGAGGTTCGCGAGATGGTGGTGGCGGAGGTTTCCGTCCACGACGGAGGCCTTCGGGTCCGCCCCTGCGGCGCAACCGCCCATCTGGTGCGCCGTGAAGACGCCGAGGAGATTCGGTCCGAAGGGCCGCTCGTCGATGAATCGGAGGTCGCGCTCCCCGCGGACCACCACGGGGTCCTTGTGCAGCGTCCGGACCTCGCGCGCGCCGGCGGCGAGCTGGATGCGTGCCGAGACCTTCATCGCCTCGCGCATCGCCTCCGCGTGGGTCTCCCCGAGCGGGTAGCGAATCGACAAACGCTTTCCGCCTTCCCGGAGGGACACCGTCCCTCCCTCGTCGTCCGGCAGGAAGCCGTCGCGCAGGAGCGCGATGACGGCGTTCGTCCTGGAGAGGAGCTTCATGCCCTCGCGGTGCGCCGCGCCGAATCCCGAGAGCGCGAGCGAGGCGAGCATCGGGTGGAGGGGCGGCACCTCGAGGAAAAAGCCGGTCCGGCCCGGTCTCTCGATGAAGGCGTGCGAGGCGACGGACTGCGGCGCGCCGTAGTAGGGGTCGATGCGCCGGTCGAAGAGAGCGATCGTCGCGACGACCGGGTGGAGAAACGTCCGCTTGCCGACGCGTCCATGGGGATCCGGCAGCCCCGAGCGCAGGAGAAGAGCGGGCGAGTTGATCGCGCCGCCCGCGACGACGAACCGCGCGGCCGAGACCGTCACGCGCCGGCCCGTGGGCCGATCCGTCGCGGGGTCGAGGACCTCGGCCTCCACGGCCGTGACGCGCTCCTTGCGCGCGTCGAGGACGAGGCGCACGGCGCGGCAGTCCGCATACACGCGCGCGCCCCGCTCGGCCGCGTCGGGCAGGTACGTCAGGGCCATCCCGCGCTTGGCATTCGTCGGGCAGCCCATCCCGCAGGCGCCCGTCTGCAGGCACGACACGACGTTTCGCCTCAGGAGCTCGGTCCCGATCCCGAGCTTCTTCGCGCCCTCCATGAGCACGGCGTTGTTGTCGTTGACCTCCGCGGCGTCG
It includes:
- a CDS encoding GMC family oxidoreductase — protein: MKLLAADRPIANLMRGREIGSNLVLSADVCVVGSGPGGAIAAARLAAAGARVILLEEGGSFTRKADFHMQEAEAYPKLYQDHGNRATDDLSITILQGRGVGGGTLVNWTTCFRTPEATLALWRERHGLSDFTAERFGPHWDEVEKRLNVHVVDAAEVNDNNAVLMEGAKKLGIGTELLRRNVVSCLQTGACGMGCPTNAKRGMALTYLPDAAERGARVYADCRAVRLVLDARKERVTAVEAEVLDPATDRPTGRRVTVSAARFVVAGGAINSPALLLRSGLPDPHGRVGKRTFLHPVVATIALFDRRIDPYYGAPQSVASHAFIERPGRTGFFLEVPPLHPMLASLALSGFGAAHREGMKLLSRTNAVIALLRDGFLPDDEGGTVSLREGGKRLSIRYPLGETHAEAMREAMKVSARIQLAAGAREVRTLHKDPVVVRGERDLRFIDERPFGPNLLGVFTAHQMGGCAAGADPKASVVDGNLRHHHLANLWVFDGSVFPTSLGVNPQLSILGIVAASAERMIATG
- a CDS encoding universal stress protein yields the protein MAGKKSPPLLKTIVVGTDFSVCAARALSFAVSLASSQGAKVHVVHVLVEPVQAFDVAGALPYLDVSTQKDWEAATEKRLAAAVASAEKRGVDASSEFLWGRPSDAIIDSARRAKASLVVLGTHGRNAFEKLLIGSTAERVVRLCPVPVLTVREKR
- a CDS encoding methylated-DNA--[protein]-cysteine S-methyltransferase; amino-acid sequence: MRDESLVALVFEDHWKPTRGALARRFGRITFEESPRGGASAAALRRYFAGDLRALDSIEVDTGGTPFQQLVWTALRRIPAGSTWSYARLAREIGRPSATRAVAAANGANPVSIVIPCHRVIGSDGSLTGYGGGLPRKRWLLVHEGALLV
- a CDS encoding amidohydrolase family protein gives rise to the protein MTPLLVENALVIGMTRPADVVRDGALFIEDGAIAARDAEAQTRARSYEAAGRPVERLNAKGMWVLPGFVQTHVHLCQTLLRNGPDGLPLLPWLSTHVWPGEAAHDDATLEVSARLGLAELLSGGTTSVLDMATAYHTDAVFRAAAASGVRVTTGNVLMDDPGTNPAGLFRDTRAALAETERLAKAWHGGNGGRLRVAFCPRFAVSCTDRLLREVGERAKAEGFLVHTHASENLDEIALVAQRTGRRNVRYLDDAGISGAHVVLAHVIHTDAEERTLLAARGTTVAHCPSSNLKLGSGICPVPEYRAQGIRVTLGADGAPCNDRLDAFTEMRLAALLPKVRLGPAALPAWDVVRMATAEGAEALGLNAGTLETGRRADFVLLDPLSGFAGPVSWREDPYGPIVYSMDRSHVAATYVDGEARYVRGEAFPLKPSSAEIDTAVAALKARWRP
- a CDS encoding DNA-3-methyladenine glycosylase 2 family protein; translation: MTTAIRVSSPFDGEGLMAFFAARSLAGVERVEENSYERAFTQAGRAGTLQVALRRRGRSHSLSLEFPLWAKPDDLQSRVSRLFDLSANPRAIARVLSRDPLLAPLVERRPGLRVPGAWDPFEVAVRAVLGQQISVAGARTLAGRLVALCGRPLPKRLARPGLTHVFPSPAAVAEADVASVGLPRARAAALKAFARAVADGSFTLAAPKGLEDFEERLTALPGFGPWTAHVVALRAFGEGDAFPEGDLGLVKAMERAGVKKSRIAARAERWRPYRAYATLHLWASLADNTGTKGGA